The genome window GCCTCAAACAGACGTTTTACCAGCTCCGGATGGGTTCTGGAAACCAGAATCTTCGGTCCCTTGGTCGTATTCTTCACTTCCACTACATAGAGCTTGATTCGCTCGGTAGGCTGGAATTTTTCTCCTTTTACCTGCTCATTCTCGGTGAGCATCGCATCTGCTTTTCCCAGGTTGATGCTGACGTTATTGCCCACATAGCGCTGAACGATACCCGTCACGATATCTTTTTCCTTTTCAAAATACTGATCGTAGATCACCTTACGCTCCTCTTCACGAATCTTCTGAAGAATCAGGTTCTTGGCGTTCTGTGTGGCAATCCGGCCGAACGACTTGGATTCCACGGGTATCTGCACGATATCTCCCAACTCATACTTGGCATCCTTCATCTTCGCCTCCGCAAGGCTGATCTGCTCTACCGCATCTTCCACCTCTTCCACTACGGTCTTTTCCTGGTACAAGGCGTAATCGCATGTCTCCCGGTCCATCACAACCTTGATGTTGTCTGCTTTGCCGAAATGGTTCTTGCAGGCATTGATCAGGGAATTCTCAATGGCATCCATCATGACATCCTTGCTGATGTCCTTCTCCTGCTCAAGAATCGTAAGTGCTTCTAATAATTCGGTATTCATTTTCCTTTCTTCCTCCTGTCACTAAAAGTCGAATGCAAGACGAACAAGTGCAATATCGCTTCTGTCAAATGTCTTTGTCTCTTCGTCTTCATATGCAATGGTAACTGTATCTTTATCATAATCCTTTAAGATTCCAATAAATTCTTTCTGTTTATCGATGGGCCGATATGTGCGGATCTCCACCTCTTCCCCCAGGCTTCTTGCGAAATCCTTCTCTTTTTTAAGTGGTCTTCCAAGCCCCGGCGAGCTCACCTCAAGGATATACGCTTCATCGATGTAATCCTTCTCGTCCAGAATATCGGAAAGCTCCCTGCTCACCACTTCGCAGTCATCGATCATGATGCCGCCCGGCTTATCAATGTATGCCCGCAGATACCAGGTGCCGGCTTCCTTTACATATTCTACATCCCACAATTCAAAACCATGCTTTTCCACAATGGGGAGCAGAATCTCCTCTGTTTTTTGTTCATAAATTTCTTTTTTAGACAATCCATTACTTCCTTTCTACTACTTTATAAAATATAATTAAACGCTGACTTAAGTACGCAGGCAACAGAGATAAAAGTCCACTGAGCCTTCACTTAGATATGCTAGGCAACCGAGATGAACGTCCACTGGACGTTCACTTAGGCATGCTAGGCAACAAAGAAGAGTGAACTTTCGTCCACTCTTCTGCCGCTTCCTATGTTACTATAGGCTACTATAGCACTTTTATCAGATGAAATCAAGCACTTTCTCAAGTTTTCCATGTTTTTTTCCTTACATTTCCTACATTTTTCTACCACTTTCAGACAAATTCTACAATTCTCTTTGTCAAAAAACTATTTATATTGTGTATTTTTTAATTATCCTTGCATTTCTTCCCGATACCCAGTATCATTATGTATGACAGAGAAAATTTATAGGGAGGTATTTCAAATGAACTTATTCTCACCGGCTGATGTAGCAAAGAACTACATCGCCATCGGAAAATCAAAGGTAAACACGCCCGTGCCTAAGATGTTCTTACTGGCTGTACTGGCAGGCATGTTTATCGGACTTGGAGGCGTCGGCGCCACTACGGCCGCTGTATCCGTGCCGCTCGCTTCCGTAGGGAAATTCCTGGGAGCCTGCATTTTCCCGGGAGGACTCACCATGGTTCTTCTTGCCGGAAGCGAACTGTTTACCGGCAACAACCTGCTGACCATTCCACTTCTTGAAAAAGAAATCACGCTTGGGGGCATGCTCAGGAACTGGATCGTTGTGTATATCGGGAACTTTGTCGGTTCCATGATCGTCGCAGCAGGGGCTGTATTTTCCCATCAGCTCAGCTTATTT of Roseburia hominis contains these proteins:
- the nusA gene encoding transcription termination factor NusA; the protein is MNTELLEALTILEQEKDISKDVMMDAIENSLINACKNHFGKADNIKVVMDRETCDYALYQEKTVVEEVEDAVEQISLAEAKMKDAKYELGDIVQIPVESKSFGRIATQNAKNLILQKIREEERKVIYDQYFEKEKDIVTGIVQRYVGNNVSINLGKADAMLTENEQVKGEKFQPTERIKLYVVEVKNTTKGPKILVSRTHPELVKRLFEAEVTEVRDGIVEIKSIAREAGSRTKIAVWSNDPDVDPVGACVGMNGARVGAVVNELRGEKIDIINWDENPALLIENALSPAKVISVMADPDEKSASVIVPDYQLSLAIGKEGQNARLAARLTGYKIDIKSETQAIESGELPANYMDLAMGEEYVGEYEGEYEEEVYEEEPYEEGAYDEGAYEGEEYTADDLELYEE
- the rimP gene encoding ribosome maturation factor RimP, with the translated sequence MSKKEIYEQKTEEILLPIVEKHGFELWDVEYVKEAGTWYLRAYIDKPGGIMIDDCEVVSRELSDILDEKDYIDEAYILEVSSPGLGRPLKKEKDFARSLGEEVEIRTYRPIDKQKEFIGILKDYDKDTVTIAYEDEETKTFDRSDIALVRLAFDF